The following are from one region of the Rosistilla carotiformis genome:
- a CDS encoding sulfatase-like hydrolase/transferase — MTDILQLEVMMAYSQLVRRIGFFAALILAGTGFAKSATAAQRPNFLVIVSDDQRPDTIAALGNPVIETPNLDQLVREGMTFTRASSAFPLCVPSRAEILTGATAFHNGVPYGGGRLKKGQVFWADALRDAGYQTWYCGKWMNDGAPKTRGYDETGGLFSSGGAGPQGREPRYGRHDRLITGYRGWTFKSADGKPELEKGIGVVGETSKYIADGAIDLLQRKTDKPFFMHVNFTAPHDPLIIPPGYVGKYKASEMQVPANLLPKHPFDHGNIDGRDEQLLPWPRTEGDVREEIAAYYAVIDDMDAQIGRILDALKASGRYDNTVILFTSDHGLALGSHGLMGKQNMYEHTIGVPFIIAGPGIPKDQRTAAQIYLRDMYPTTCELAGIPIPKTVEAKSLVPILRSPEAEIYPAVYGYYQDTQRMIRTSRWKLIRYPKIGRTQLFDLENDPEELVDLSESRKHQALVSQLGDQMDQWFQQQTDRP; from the coding sequence TTGACTGACATTTTACAACTGGAGGTCATGATGGCTTATTCGCAGCTTGTTCGTCGGATCGGCTTTTTCGCGGCGTTGATACTGGCCGGAACGGGTTTCGCAAAATCCGCAACGGCGGCACAGCGGCCAAACTTTCTTGTCATCGTCAGCGATGACCAGCGGCCCGATACGATCGCAGCGCTGGGGAACCCCGTGATCGAGACCCCCAACTTGGATCAACTGGTTCGAGAGGGGATGACGTTCACGCGAGCAAGCTCCGCCTTTCCGCTGTGCGTTCCCAGTCGCGCGGAGATCCTGACCGGGGCGACCGCGTTTCACAACGGCGTTCCCTACGGCGGCGGAAGACTGAAGAAGGGGCAAGTTTTCTGGGCCGACGCCCTTCGCGATGCCGGCTACCAAACTTGGTACTGCGGAAAATGGATGAACGACGGCGCCCCCAAGACGCGTGGTTATGATGAAACGGGTGGATTGTTCAGCAGTGGCGGTGCGGGACCACAGGGTCGTGAACCGCGCTACGGCAGGCACGATCGGCTGATTACCGGCTATCGCGGCTGGACCTTCAAATCGGCGGACGGCAAGCCGGAACTGGAGAAAGGAATCGGCGTGGTCGGCGAGACCAGCAAGTACATTGCCGACGGGGCGATCGATTTGCTGCAACGCAAAACCGACAAGCCGTTCTTCATGCACGTCAACTTCACCGCCCCGCACGATCCGCTGATCATTCCGCCGGGATACGTTGGCAAATACAAAGCTTCGGAGATGCAGGTACCGGCAAACCTGTTACCCAAGCACCCCTTCGACCACGGGAACATCGACGGCCGTGACGAACAACTGCTCCCCTGGCCGCGGACCGAAGGGGACGTCCGCGAGGAAATCGCCGCCTATTACGCGGTCATCGATGACATGGATGCCCAGATCGGTCGAATCCTTGACGCGCTGAAAGCTTCGGGCCGCTACGACAACACGGTGATCCTCTTCACCAGCGACCACGGCTTGGCGCTCGGAAGCCACGGCCTGATGGGGAAACAAAACATGTACGAGCACACGATCGGTGTTCCGTTTATCATCGCCGGCCCGGGAATCCCAAAAGATCAACGAACGGCGGCGCAGATCTATCTGCGCGATATGTATCCCACGACGTGCGAACTGGCGGGAATCCCGATCCCCAAAACCGTGGAAGCCAAAAGCCTTGTGCCGATCCTTCGCTCGCCCGAGGCAGAGATCTACCCTGCAGTGTATGGATACTACCAGGACACCCAACGCATGATTCGGACCTCGCGATGGAAACTGATCCGTTATCCAAAAATCGGCCGCACCCAATTGTTCGACCTGGAAAACGATCCCGAAGAACTCGTCGACCTGTCCGAATCTCGAAAACACCAAGCATTGGTCAGCCAACTTGGCGACCAGATGGACCAATGGTTTCAACAGCAAACCGACAGGCCATAA
- a CDS encoding multiheme c-type cytochrome, producing MHRTHLRFLTVTCGLLLPWGCNQPTPVVQEPNEIAEPVEIAADPAAPERAPEITPPPPAAAAELPAAAPEEAVTDNDTPAAIPQTTDSSSATKDADEAIALTAAAKNGKSTAVEETTAVTEAPPATEDAVAETPSDSAQATDTASSPAVTKSPLDTEIDNRWKSWPKPSAVILFTGEQHGYIEPCGCTGLENQKGGLARRHTLIKEIEALGWNVVPMDAGNQVRRYGQQAGIKFQTTVSSLRTLGYRAVGFGPDDLRLDVGLLLSEAASDPDSALQFVSANVTLLDPELLPATRVIVSGGKRIGVTSILDPKTIGQPLGDEIIVDPVAPAVKKSIAQMAKENCDYKVLMYYGGNSAEEDINALGAQLDGIDLVVIANEFGEPTYKPQKVRDSANTEMILTGHKAMYACLIALYDDGSPSRYVRIPLTSALKDSPAMLQSLAVYQDHLKNLGLSGLGLNPIPHASGSKFVGSEKCGECHTTAMAIWEATPHAHATESIVHPPNDRGDIARHFDPECLSCHVTGWNPQGYYPYLSGYLSLESTPHMVANGCENCHGPGSQHVAAEEGDITASDDLLEKLRNAMRLPLDQARERCMDCHDLDNSPDFHKDGAFEKYWEQVKHVGKD from the coding sequence ATGCATAGAACACATCTACGATTCCTGACCGTCACCTGTGGCTTGCTGCTCCCCTGGGGTTGCAACCAACCTACACCGGTCGTCCAGGAACCCAACGAGATCGCGGAACCGGTTGAAATTGCCGCCGATCCCGCAGCACCCGAGCGAGCCCCTGAAATCACCCCACCGCCACCAGCCGCCGCTGCCGAACTTCCGGCTGCAGCACCCGAAGAGGCAGTGACCGACAACGACACGCCCGCCGCGATCCCACAAACGACCGATAGCAGCTCAGCGACAAAGGACGCCGATGAGGCGATCGCGCTGACAGCCGCTGCGAAAAACGGAAAATCGACTGCCGTCGAAGAAACCACCGCGGTCACCGAAGCCCCCCCCGCAACGGAAGATGCCGTTGCCGAAACCCCAAGCGACTCGGCGCAGGCGACCGATACCGCCAGTTCACCCGCGGTGACAAAATCGCCTCTGGACACCGAAATCGATAACCGTTGGAAGAGTTGGCCCAAGCCGAGCGCGGTGATTCTGTTCACCGGTGAACAACATGGCTACATCGAACCTTGCGGTTGCACAGGACTGGAAAACCAAAAAGGCGGCCTGGCGCGACGCCATACATTGATCAAGGAGATCGAGGCGCTAGGCTGGAACGTGGTACCGATGGACGCTGGCAATCAAGTGCGTCGCTATGGCCAGCAAGCGGGAATCAAGTTCCAAACCACCGTGTCGTCCCTGCGGACGCTCGGTTACCGCGCCGTTGGATTTGGCCCCGACGACCTGCGATTGGATGTCGGACTGCTGCTTTCCGAAGCGGCCAGCGATCCAGACAGTGCATTGCAGTTCGTTTCCGCCAACGTGACCCTGCTGGATCCGGAACTACTCCCCGCGACTCGCGTTATCGTTTCGGGAGGCAAACGGATCGGTGTGACATCGATCCTCGACCCCAAGACGATCGGGCAACCACTCGGTGATGAAATCATCGTCGACCCTGTTGCCCCGGCAGTGAAGAAATCGATCGCCCAAATGGCGAAAGAAAACTGCGACTACAAAGTGCTGATGTACTACGGCGGCAACAGCGCTGAAGAGGACATCAACGCACTCGGAGCTCAACTCGATGGGATCGATCTGGTCGTGATTGCCAACGAGTTTGGCGAACCGACGTACAAACCGCAAAAGGTTCGAGATTCCGCGAACACGGAAATGATCCTGACCGGCCACAAAGCGATGTATGCCTGCCTGATCGCGCTTTACGACGATGGTTCGCCCAGCCGCTATGTTCGCATCCCTTTGACGTCCGCGTTAAAGGACTCTCCAGCGATGCTGCAATCGCTGGCCGTCTACCAAGACCACCTAAAGAACCTCGGGCTCAGCGGCCTCGGCTTGAACCCGATTCCACATGCCAGTGGCAGCAAGTTCGTTGGGTCGGAAAAGTGCGGCGAATGCCACACCACCGCGATGGCGATCTGGGAGGCAACGCCTCATGCCCACGCGACCGAATCGATCGTTCATCCGCCCAACGACCGTGGCGACATCGCCCGGCATTTTGATCCCGAATGCCTCAGCTGCCATGTGACCGGATGGAATCCGCAAGGCTACTACCCTTACCTGAGCGGCTACCTGAGCCTGGAGTCGACGCCGCATATGGTCGCCAACGGCTGCGAGAACTGCCACGGACCGGGATCGCAACACGTAGCGGCCGAGGAAGGAGACATTACCGCCAGCGACGACCTGCTGGAGAAATTGAGAAACGCGATGCGGCTGCCGCTCGACCAGGCGCGTGAACGCTGCATGGATTGCCACGATCTCGATAACAGCCCCGACTTTCACAAGGACGGTGCGTTCGAGAAGTACTGGGAACAGGTCAAGCACGTCGGCAAGGATTAG
- a CDS encoding O-antigen ligase family protein: MTTTKPKPPEPSHRHGPSDASAAPWPPVAYAGTLARFGIAALLVATLLAPADSTAVEQGSATYLSLLTLPLAIAAFFYWPAGPTQGRRTELLLLALVVWVGLATWSVAGRGNLRFAVNEFWVWLGCLAAYASARRAIVTTAQKQCLTIVLLASLTTLAIHAIHQKYVSIPASIEQYRQDPEGQLRLAGLDAPAGSALRYQYEGRLFAAESMATFSLSTSAAVILFMGLTIAGGMVLWRRKLQLTQLQTGAAAVATAMLAWGILTTGSRIVLILSIAGAIAMLVCRFVGGVWLKAPLRSAEDSEAEPTFAKRKATLVPMLAVACALGGTCLGAAITHSPALLAKFPLSVQFRFQYWASSFRMLADHRWFGAGPGNFQSTYPRFKAASMSEMIADPHNFLLESATAAGLPVGILCMAILWSLAAGWSRSNQGEHSSEPAMDGEGLSRRSQAAAGGRCDWAICGGALLSVATVWFLGPWFGVAPDIEPYLISIPLAATFVYFMAGWFGTDVNWEAIAWPGCFAVLAALLFSGGWTTPGIAIPLWVLIGAISSRQLPAEANARTPRQLSLLAGLGLLALFCVTTLTPVTQTLALTQNARDRIATGDASSAIEMLRQATEADRWDAAPAMQLESVLTSALMQQQPTAAVRQQWQQAKEEVLRRDPSNPRAWQQLAESQLRIYHRWGDRQDLQAALESNENALRLDPTSIQIAAQVAVLAAASGDSPRAEAAWQQAEQLAKVNQNLESDWNLLTILPATGSTDGQAFIERLTVQQAWANRKAGSPVEND; the protein is encoded by the coding sequence TTGACGACCACCAAGCCGAAGCCGCCCGAACCGAGCCATCGCCACGGTCCGAGCGATGCATCGGCAGCCCCTTGGCCGCCGGTCGCGTATGCCGGCACACTGGCTCGGTTCGGAATCGCGGCGCTGTTGGTCGCGACATTGCTGGCTCCCGCCGATAGTACGGCGGTAGAGCAGGGATCGGCGACCTACCTGAGCCTACTGACGCTGCCGCTGGCGATCGCTGCATTTTTCTATTGGCCCGCTGGACCAACGCAGGGCCGCCGGACCGAACTGCTGCTGCTGGCTCTCGTCGTTTGGGTCGGCCTCGCCACCTGGTCGGTCGCCGGTCGCGGGAACCTCCGTTTTGCGGTCAACGAGTTTTGGGTCTGGCTCGGCTGCCTGGCGGCCTACGCATCGGCACGGCGAGCGATCGTCACAACAGCGCAGAAACAGTGTCTCACCATCGTCCTGTTAGCGTCACTCACGACGTTGGCAATCCACGCGATCCATCAGAAATACGTCAGCATCCCCGCATCGATCGAACAATACCGCCAGGATCCCGAGGGACAATTGCGCCTCGCCGGACTCGACGCTCCCGCCGGATCGGCCCTTCGCTACCAGTACGAAGGGCGACTGTTTGCCGCGGAATCGATGGCGACGTTCAGCCTGTCGACCTCGGCGGCAGTCATCCTGTTCATGGGACTCACGATCGCCGGCGGCATGGTTTTGTGGCGGCGGAAATTGCAGCTGACCCAGCTGCAAACAGGGGCGGCGGCGGTTGCTACGGCGATGCTTGCCTGGGGAATCCTGACCACCGGCAGTCGCATCGTGCTGATCCTTTCGATCGCCGGAGCGATCGCGATGCTGGTGTGTCGATTTGTCGGGGGCGTCTGGTTAAAGGCCCCGCTTCGCTCCGCGGAAGACTCGGAGGCGGAACCGACCTTCGCAAAGCGAAAGGCAACCCTGGTGCCGATGCTTGCCGTTGCCTGCGCCTTGGGAGGAACCTGTCTCGGCGCAGCGATCACCCACTCCCCTGCCCTGCTGGCCAAATTCCCACTGTCGGTGCAGTTCCGGTTTCAATACTGGGCCAGCAGCTTCCGAATGCTTGCCGACCATCGGTGGTTCGGTGCTGGGCCGGGAAACTTTCAATCGACCTACCCACGTTTTAAAGCGGCGTCGATGAGCGAGATGATCGCCGACCCGCACAACTTCCTGTTGGAATCAGCCACCGCCGCGGGACTGCCAGTCGGCATCCTGTGCATGGCGATCTTGTGGAGCCTGGCGGCGGGCTGGAGCCGAAGCAACCAAGGTGAACATTCCAGCGAACCGGCGATGGACGGAGAGGGACTGAGCCGGCGGAGCCAAGCCGCCGCAGGCGGCCGCTGCGACTGGGCGATCTGTGGCGGTGCACTGCTGTCGGTCGCAACGGTCTGGTTCCTGGGGCCCTGGTTTGGCGTGGCTCCCGATATCGAACCCTATCTGATTTCGATCCCGCTGGCGGCGACATTCGTCTATTTCATGGCCGGCTGGTTCGGGACGGATGTCAACTGGGAAGCGATCGCTTGGCCGGGCTGCTTCGCCGTCCTGGCCGCCCTGCTCTTCTCCGGAGGTTGGACGACGCCGGGGATCGCGATTCCGCTGTGGGTCCTGATCGGCGCGATCAGCTCGCGCCAGCTGCCTGCCGAAGCGAATGCCCGCACGCCACGACAGCTGAGTCTGCTGGCCGGGCTGGGCTTGCTGGCCCTGTTCTGCGTCACCACGCTCACTCCTGTAACGCAAACGCTAGCGTTGACTCAAAACGCAAGGGACCGGATCGCCACTGGCGACGCCTCATCGGCGATCGAGATGTTGCGACAAGCGACCGAGGCCGACCGCTGGGACGCTGCGCCAGCGATGCAGCTGGAATCGGTCCTGACAAGTGCATTGATGCAGCAGCAACCGACAGCGGCAGTTCGCCAACAGTGGCAGCAGGCGAAGGAGGAAGTGCTGCGCCGCGACCCGAGCAATCCGCGAGCTTGGCAGCAGCTGGCCGAATCCCAGCTGAGGATCTACCACCGCTGGGGCGACCGGCAGGACTTACAGGCCGCACTCGAATCAAACGAAAACGCACTACGACTGGACCCGACTAGCATCCAGATCGCCGCTCAGGTTGCTGTTCTAGCGGCCGCCAGCGGTGACAGCCCACGCGCCGAAGCCGCCTGGCAACAAGCGGAACAGCTGGCTAAGGTCAACCAAAACCTTGAATCGGACTGGAATCTGCTGACCATCCTCCCGGCGACCGGTTCCACGGATGGGCAGGCTTTTATCGAACGCCTGACGGTCCAACAGGCGTGGGCGAACCGAAAAGCGGGATCTCCCGTAGAAAACGATTAA
- the rbfA gene encoding 30S ribosome-binding factor RbfA: protein MTSRRQLKAAEAIREVVATSILTELRDPRVKDVTVIGVEIDSDMRNAKVRVSVMGDEKQQALTLRGLQNSAGYLQSKIAARIDTRYTPRLTFKIDKGLNNALEVSRILEELRKETPPPSDDAAADTSEDAS, encoded by the coding sequence GTGACATCGCGTCGTCAACTCAAAGCCGCCGAGGCAATCCGTGAAGTCGTGGCAACATCGATTCTTACGGAGTTGCGCGACCCGCGAGTCAAGGATGTCACGGTGATCGGGGTCGAGATCGATTCGGACATGCGAAACGCGAAGGTTCGCGTGAGCGTGATGGGGGATGAGAAGCAGCAGGCGTTGACGCTGCGGGGGCTCCAGAATTCCGCTGGCTACTTGCAATCCAAAATCGCCGCGCGTATCGACACACGGTACACGCCGCGATTGACTTTCAAAATTGATAAAGGCCTCAACAACGCGCTTGAGGTTAGTCGCATACTCGAGGAATTGCGGAAAGAGACTCCGCCCCCGTCGGATGATGCCGCTGCGGATACGTCGGAAGACGCGTCGTAG
- the xylA gene encoding xylose isomerase, translating to MSAFPEIGKIAYEGPESDNPLAFRWYNPDEVVEGKTMKDHLRFSVVYWHTFRGTGSDPFGPGTAVRPWEDGTDSVENACNRARVAFEFIEKLGAPFYAFHDRDIAPEGANLAETNSNLDAVVAVLKEEQQRTGIKLLWGTANMFSNPRFMHGAATSCNADVVAYAGAQVKKALEVTKELGGENYVFWGGREGYQNLYNTDIRRELDHLGSFFHMAVDYAKEIGFDGPFLIEPKPKEPTKHQYDSDAAACINFLRAYELTDHFKLNIETNHATLAGHSMMHELDYAGAQDMIGSIDANTGDMLLGWDTDQFPTDYYLTSQTMLMLLKYGGLTTGGVNFDAKVRRESFEPIDLFYAHIGGMDAFARGLKIAAAIRADKALENFVSERYASFDSGIGQKIEQGKTSLKELEAYMLEKGEADANQSGRQEMLENVFNRYIDRV from the coding sequence ATGTCTGCTTTTCCCGAAATCGGCAAGATCGCTTACGAAGGTCCTGAATCGGACAACCCGCTAGCCTTCCGTTGGTACAACCCCGACGAAGTTGTCGAGGGAAAGACGATGAAGGATCATTTGCGGTTCAGCGTCGTCTACTGGCACACCTTCCGCGGCACCGGATCGGATCCGTTTGGCCCCGGCACAGCAGTTCGCCCCTGGGAAGATGGCACCGATTCGGTTGAAAACGCCTGCAACCGAGCCCGCGTGGCGTTTGAGTTCATCGAGAAACTGGGAGCTCCCTTCTACGCTTTCCACGATCGCGACATCGCTCCCGAGGGCGCGAACCTCGCCGAAACCAACAGCAACCTCGACGCCGTCGTCGCCGTCCTCAAAGAGGAACAGCAACGGACCGGCATCAAACTGTTGTGGGGAACGGCGAACATGTTCAGCAACCCCCGCTTCATGCACGGTGCGGCCACGTCGTGCAACGCCGACGTCGTCGCGTACGCCGGCGCTCAAGTTAAAAAAGCCCTCGAAGTCACCAAGGAACTCGGCGGCGAGAACTACGTTTTCTGGGGCGGCCGCGAAGGCTACCAGAACCTCTACAACACCGACATCCGCCGCGAACTGGATCACCTGGGATCGTTCTTCCACATGGCGGTCGACTACGCCAAAGAGATCGGGTTCGACGGGCCGTTCTTGATCGAACCGAAGCCGAAAGAACCGACGAAGCACCAGTACGATTCGGACGCCGCGGCCTGCATCAACTTCCTTCGCGCGTACGAACTGACCGACCATTTCAAATTGAACATCGAGACCAACCACGCCACGCTGGCTGGCCATTCGATGATGCACGAATTGGATTACGCCGGTGCCCAAGACATGATCGGTTCGATCGATGCCAACACCGGCGACATGCTGCTGGGCTGGGACACCGACCAATTCCCGACCGATTATTACCTGACCTCGCAAACGATGCTAATGCTGCTGAAATACGGCGGTCTGACCACCGGCGGCGTCAACTTCGACGCCAAGGTGCGACGCGAGAGCTTCGAACCGATCGATCTGTTCTACGCGCACATCGGCGGCATGGATGCGTTTGCTCGCGGGCTGAAGATCGCCGCTGCGATCCGCGCCGACAAGGCGTTGGAAAACTTTGTCAGCGAGCGCTACGCAAGCTTCGATTCGGGGATCGGCCAGAAGATCGAACAGGGCAAGACCAGCTTAAAAGAACTGGAAGCCTATATGCTCGAGAAGGGTGAAGCCGACGCGAACCAGAGCGGCCGCCAAGAGATGCTCGAAAACGTTTTTAATCGCTATATCGATCGTGTGTAA
- a CDS encoding YebC/PmpR family DNA-binding transcriptional regulator, translating to MAGHSHWAGIKHKKALVDNKRGKLWSRLSKAIIVAAKLGGGDLDTNIRLRKAIDDAKAVSMPKDNIERAVKRGTGELDGGNLEEVLYEGYGPGGVAILCDVLTDNRNRTAPEMRVLFERNGGNLGTINSVAYLFDRKGLILFAAETDEERLTEVALEGGADDIQRGDSGGWEVTCPPENFSDLLAAFEAAQLQPELSEVTRLPQTTVEVEGSVAQQAMRLLELLDEHDDVQSVSTNLSITDDSLGG from the coding sequence ATGGCGGGTCACTCCCATTGGGCTGGGATTAAGCACAAGAAGGCCCTCGTCGATAACAAGCGTGGAAAGCTTTGGAGTCGACTGAGCAAGGCGATCATCGTGGCAGCCAAGTTGGGCGGCGGAGATCTCGATACCAACATCCGGCTCCGCAAGGCGATCGATGATGCCAAAGCGGTCAGCATGCCCAAGGATAACATCGAACGGGCGGTGAAGCGGGGAACCGGTGAACTCGACGGCGGGAACTTGGAAGAGGTTCTCTACGAGGGTTATGGGCCCGGTGGCGTCGCCATTCTATGCGACGTCTTGACCGACAATCGCAACCGGACCGCGCCGGAGATGCGCGTTCTGTTCGAACGCAACGGCGGAAATCTTGGGACGATCAATTCGGTCGCCTATCTGTTCGATCGCAAGGGATTGATTCTGTTTGCTGCCGAGACCGATGAAGAGCGGTTGACCGAGGTTGCCCTGGAAGGGGGCGCTGACGACATCCAACGCGGCGATTCGGGGGGCTGGGAAGTCACTTGTCCGCCGGAGAACTTCAGCGATCTGTTAGCCGCCTTCGAAGCGGCTCAGTTGCAGCCGGAGCTGAGCGAGGTGACGCGTTTGCCGCAGACGACTGTCGAGGTCGAGGGATCCGTTGCTCAGCAGGCGATGCGTTTGTTGGAGCTGTTGGACGAGCACGACGATGTGCAAAGCGTTTCGACCAATCTCAGCATCACCGATGATTCGTTAGGCGGCTGA
- a CDS encoding DUF1573 domain-containing protein, whose protein sequence is MRVLAIIALALIGGISIGKLTGSRQISESVDHFGPFTEVEGFDEEQLPAYLSSLIPDAVGKIEVIGEKEFDFGVMHRNTEGEHAFKIRNVGTGPLRMKVTGSTCKCTVGELENESLAPGESSEIKLTWKTRSSSAEFAQTATIQTNDPENIELKLTVHGALVESLLTEPTDWSVGNVTSGEPIELKLTAYSYDAAPIEIVSAEFLDAPVQELAEIHWTERKPDEKTDGKHHAASQVFEFDVKVHPGLRQGAMNHLMRVNYKSEDLEEVNPSFDINLSGKIVGPLRLLGGSKLEQSEKGGGGGYRFNFGTVRKGDPGDERIHLVIRGKEYDDLVVKIGEIKPDNVFAVSFGEENRRGSLRSIPIDIKIKPEAPVGIVRGIKSLDTGYVMLEPQNSQLSPLKLWLTVEVTAVDN, encoded by the coding sequence ATGCGTGTCCTAGCAATCATCGCGCTGGCTTTGATCGGCGGCATCTCGATCGGCAAGCTGACCGGCTCGCGTCAAATCTCCGAATCGGTGGACCATTTTGGCCCGTTCACCGAAGTCGAAGGCTTTGACGAGGAGCAATTACCAGCTTACCTCAGCTCGCTGATCCCCGATGCGGTCGGAAAGATCGAGGTGATCGGCGAGAAGGAATTCGACTTCGGCGTCATGCACCGCAACACCGAAGGGGAACACGCCTTCAAGATTCGCAACGTGGGGACAGGCCCGCTGCGAATGAAGGTCACCGGATCAACCTGCAAATGCACCGTGGGTGAACTCGAAAACGAATCACTCGCTCCCGGCGAAAGCTCAGAAATCAAGTTAACCTGGAAAACACGCTCCAGCAGTGCCGAATTCGCTCAAACGGCAACGATCCAAACCAACGATCCCGAGAACATCGAACTGAAGCTGACCGTCCACGGCGCGTTGGTCGAATCGCTGTTGACCGAACCTACCGACTGGTCCGTTGGTAACGTCACCTCGGGTGAACCGATCGAATTGAAGCTGACCGCCTACAGCTACGACGCCGCCCCGATCGAAATCGTTTCGGCAGAATTCCTTGACGCTCCGGTTCAAGAACTTGCCGAAATCCACTGGACGGAGCGAAAACCTGACGAAAAGACCGATGGGAAACACCACGCGGCGAGCCAAGTTTTTGAATTCGACGTAAAGGTTCACCCCGGCCTGCGGCAGGGTGCGATGAATCACTTAATGCGAGTGAACTACAAGAGTGAAGATCTCGAAGAGGTTAATCCATCGTTCGACATCAATCTTTCAGGAAAAATCGTCGGCCCGCTGCGGCTGCTCGGCGGCAGCAAATTAGAACAATCCGAAAAGGGGGGCGGCGGCGGGTACCGATTTAATTTCGGGACCGTTCGCAAGGGAGATCCAGGGGACGAACGGATCCACCTGGTAATCCGCGGCAAAGAGTACGACGATCTGGTGGTAAAGATTGGGGAGATCAAACCCGACAATGTGTTCGCAGTGAGCTTCGGAGAGGAGAATCGTCGAGGTTCCCTGCGATCGATACCGATAGATATCAAAATCAAGCCCGAGGCCCCTGTCGGCATCGTTCGTGGGATTAAATCACTCGATACCGGCTACGTCATGCTGGAACCTCAAAATAGTCAACTGTCCCCATTGAAGCTGTGGTTGACGGTGGAGGTGACCGCCGTGGACAATTAG
- a CDS encoding glycosyltransferase family 4 protein translates to MLDLRSLLFLLAVTALPAAIISWIVVAVVRRFAEPLGLVDRPGERKVHTTPTPLGGGIGIWAGIIGTFLAGSITVWYLINLPMIANLLPASVLEHVDGLRFRTRELWLVLGAGTVLTLLGLVDDWRGLPATLRLAIEFAVAIASVLVLGYGLTAFIPVPLVTSTLSVIWIVALINSFNMLDNMDGLSGGVAAIIAAMLAAVMLLSPDPDTQQPQFFVAAMLLVVVGSLLGFLWHNRPPAKIFMGDAGSYLVGFLIGIATLAATYAGYKGSERPHGILAPLCVMAVPLYDMTTVLWIRIREGRSPFVADKSHFSHRLVDLGLTKVQAVLTIYLVTGTCGLAALLLGRVDSQAAIIVVGIVLCMLALVVILESTGWRKKNKD, encoded by the coding sequence ATGCTCGACCTACGATCGCTATTGTTCTTGCTCGCAGTCACCGCGCTGCCGGCTGCGATCATCAGTTGGATCGTCGTTGCGGTGGTGCGTCGGTTCGCCGAACCGTTAGGACTCGTCGACCGACCGGGAGAGCGCAAGGTCCACACCACTCCCACGCCACTGGGCGGCGGGATCGGGATCTGGGCCGGAATCATCGGCACTTTCCTGGCGGGATCGATCACCGTCTGGTATCTGATCAACCTGCCGATGATCGCCAACCTATTGCCCGCAAGCGTCCTGGAACATGTCGACGGGCTGCGATTTCGCACCCGCGAATTGTGGCTGGTCCTTGGAGCGGGGACTGTCCTGACACTGCTGGGGCTCGTCGACGATTGGCGCGGCTTGCCCGCGACACTCCGCCTGGCGATCGAATTCGCCGTTGCAATTGCCAGTGTTTTGGTGCTCGGTTACGGCCTGACGGCCTTCATTCCCGTCCCGTTGGTGACATCCACCCTTTCGGTGATCTGGATCGTCGCGTTGATCAATTCGTTCAACATGCTGGACAACATGGATGGTTTGAGCGGCGGAGTGGCGGCAATCATCGCGGCGATGCTGGCGGCGGTGATGCTGTTGAGTCCCGATCCCGACACGCAGCAGCCACAGTTTTTTGTCGCGGCGATGCTGCTGGTCGTCGTCGGATCGCTGCTGGGATTCCTGTGGCACAACCGCCCTCCGGCAAAGATCTTCATGGGCGACGCGGGCAGCTACCTGGTCGGGTTCCTGATCGGAATCGCCACCCTGGCGGCGACCTACGCTGGCTACAAAGGGAGCGAACGACCGCATGGCATCCTGGCGCCGCTATGTGTGATGGCGGTACCGCTGTACGACATGACAACGGTTCTGTGGATTCGGATCCGCGAGGGGCGCAGCCCGTTCGTCGCCGATAAAAGCCATTTCTCGCATCGGCTGGTTGATCTGGGACTCACGAAAGTTCAAGCTGTTCTGACGATCTATCTGGTCACGGGAACCTGTGGTCTGGCAGCGCTGCTGTTGGGCCGCGTCGATTCCCAAGCGGCGATCATCGTCGTGGGGATCGTCCTCTGCATGCTCGCTCTTGTTGTGATTCTGGAATCGACCGGTTGGCGAAAAAAAAACAAAGATTGA